The Rhinolophus ferrumequinum isolate MPI-CBG mRhiFer1 chromosome 6, mRhiFer1_v1.p, whole genome shotgun sequence genome has a window encoding:
- the LOC117023829 gene encoding thymosin beta-4, which produces MSDKPDMAEIEKFDKSKLKKTETQEKNPLPSKETIEQEKQAGES; this is translated from the coding sequence ATGTCTGACAAACCCGATATGGCTGAGATTGAGAAATTCGATAAGtcgaaattgaagaagacagaaacgCAAGAGAAAAATCCACTGCCTTCAAAAGAAACGATTGAACAGGAGAAGCAAGCAGGCGAATCGTAA